Proteins from one Mucilaginibacter jinjuensis genomic window:
- a CDS encoding DUF5703 domain-containing protein yields MIKKIRFNLLPAALLIFAVFHTRAQVNNTNLNTLLAANNVSWNVPGPSSQQSMPLGNGDTGLNAWVEPNGDLCFYISKTDAWGAAASTEKNNWIKEGGVLMKLGKVRVSLSPNPMQVSGAPFLQTLKLHDGEIVIDEGDGSNKVQIRLWVDANNPVIRVETKSNKPVTAKVTLNDWRLNGGGDSILTGKSPQIVWYHRNAGNNVNPHLANITFGAVIKGKGFYVSNDTTLQSKPSVSQVVSIYPLTSQSGSAGQWQQQLEQKVTGIDKINLEQSRVAHQQWWDAFWHRSWVYIIGDDQAKTTTQGYVLQRFLTACAGRGKYPIKFNGSIFVVDNPVLKDGGKTVYANADYRSWGGQYWFQNTRPMYWPRLMAGDFDEMLPLFNMYAKILPDNKKQVQAYYHHDGAYFAETAPFWGGLLYMGPEVKENWTGHYFTPILELSMMMLDYYEYTGDKTFAKSTLLPVATAGLTFFDKHFGRDDQGKLLLDPDNSIEMFWKVHNPAPDIAGLHAVTARMLALPDDVTSPELRAQWSKLLNILPELPKGEKNGQVLLPYTGEQTAQPRNLENPELYAVYPFRLYGLGKPDLQTALNTFNARKFKDKGCWVQDPIQAAMLGLSDVAKTYVSFNFARQDPHLKFPAFWDEGHDYMPDEDNGGNGENGLQNMLMQTDGKKILLLPAWPKEWNAEFKLNAPYQTTVQGRVQNGKLVDLVVTPASRKKDVVDMSL; encoded by the coding sequence ATGATTAAAAAAATACGATTTAACTTGCTGCCTGCAGCGCTGTTAATATTTGCTGTCTTCCATACCAGGGCGCAAGTAAATAACACCAATTTAAATACATTACTGGCAGCAAACAATGTAAGCTGGAATGTGCCGGGGCCATCTTCGCAACAATCAATGCCTTTAGGTAATGGCGATACAGGCCTTAATGCCTGGGTAGAGCCTAATGGCGATTTATGCTTTTATATTTCTAAAACGGATGCCTGGGGTGCAGCTGCATCAACAGAAAAAAACAACTGGATTAAAGAAGGTGGCGTACTGATGAAACTCGGTAAAGTCCGCGTGTCGTTAAGTCCTAACCCTATGCAGGTTTCAGGAGCGCCATTTTTACAAACCCTTAAATTACATGATGGGGAGATTGTAATTGATGAAGGCGATGGCAGTAATAAAGTTCAAATACGTTTATGGGTAGATGCCAACAACCCCGTAATACGTGTAGAAACTAAAAGTAACAAGCCCGTAACGGCTAAAGTTACACTCAACGATTGGCGATTAAATGGCGGGGGCGACTCTATCCTGACCGGTAAATCACCACAAATAGTATGGTATCATCGCAATGCTGGTAACAATGTTAATCCACACCTAGCCAATATTACCTTTGGTGCTGTTATTAAGGGTAAAGGTTTTTATGTATCAAATGATACTACGCTGCAAAGTAAACCCTCTGTTTCTCAGGTAGTATCCATATACCCATTAACCAGCCAGTCGGGCTCTGCCGGGCAATGGCAGCAACAATTGGAGCAGAAGGTTACGGGGATAGATAAAATTAACCTGGAGCAAAGCCGGGTTGCACATCAGCAATGGTGGGATGCTTTTTGGCACCGCAGTTGGGTATATATTATTGGTGATGACCAGGCAAAAACCACAACGCAAGGTTATGTGCTTCAGCGGTTTTTAACGGCATGTGCAGGTCGGGGCAAATATCCTATTAAATTTAACGGTTCGATTTTCGTAGTGGATAATCCGGTATTGAAAGACGGCGGGAAAACAGTTTATGCCAATGCCGACTACCGGAGCTGGGGCGGCCAGTATTGGTTTCAGAACACGCGGCCGATGTATTGGCCACGATTAATGGCTGGTGACTTTGACGAAATGCTGCCGCTTTTTAATATGTATGCCAAAATATTACCCGACAATAAAAAGCAGGTACAAGCATATTACCATCATGATGGCGCATACTTTGCAGAAACTGCACCTTTTTGGGGTGGCTTGCTATACATGGGGCCAGAGGTTAAAGAGAACTGGACGGGGCATTACTTTACACCCATATTGGAGCTGAGCATGATGATGCTCGATTATTATGAGTACACAGGCGATAAAACCTTTGCAAAAAGCACACTGCTGCCTGTAGCAACTGCTGGGTTAACGTTTTTTGATAAACACTTTGGCCGCGATGATCAGGGCAAATTGTTGCTCGACCCGGATAATTCTATTGAGATGTTCTGGAAGGTGCATAACCCGGCACCAGATATTGCAGGCTTACATGCTGTAACTGCCCGTATGTTGGCATTGCCAGATGATGTTACCAGCCCGGAGCTACGTGCCCAATGGTCGAAACTTTTAAACATACTGCCTGAGTTGCCGAAAGGTGAAAAGAACGGACAGGTACTGCTACCTTACACCGGCGAACAAACAGCCCAGCCACGTAACCTGGAAAATCCTGAGCTATATGCGGTGTATCCGTTCCGCTTGTATGGTTTGGGTAAACCTGATCTGCAAACGGCTCTTAATACTTTTAATGCGCGTAAGTTTAAGGATAAAGGCTGCTGGGTGCAAGACCCCATACAAGCCGCAATGCTGGGTTTAAGTGATGTTGCTAAAACCTACGTAAGCTTCAACTTTGCACGTCAGGATCCGCACTTAAAATTTCCTGCCTTTTGGGATGAAGGCCATGATTATATGCCTGATGAGGATAACGGCGGCAATGGCGAGAACGGTTTACAAAACATGTTGATGCAAACCGACGGTAAGAAAATATTACTATTACCTGCCTGGCCTAAAGAATGGAATGCAGAATTTAAATTGAATGCACCATACCAAACAACAGTGCAGGGGAGGGTGCAGAACGGCAAATTAGTTGATCTGGTGGTTACACCGGCCTCGAGAAAGAAAGATGTTGTTGATATGTCGTTATAA
- a CDS encoding multiheme c-type cytochrome: protein MKGKSGKLFIFSSILTFLLAMFFSQCIDKDKPKADIRGTAYADPATCIKCHKEVYTNYNQTGHYHASQPVAANHLQAGIAATDSQFVFNDSVKIKVEKRKSGLYQVAYFKGKKVRDERFDIAFGSAEKAQTYAYWRGKKIYQLPLTYSTSAHNWVNSPGYPANLVYYNRLVVGRCFECHASFADRKFVATGGLTVDEEFDKDAMLYGIDCQRCHGPAANHVNYHTENPGDKQPKFIKPYKSLTRQQKLDMCGVCHSGSDLKAERSTFNFHPGDTLMNFFDPAFGAVNHDPDVHGNQTKLLAMSKCFANSATMTCTTCHSSHEKETGNLVGYSQKCMTCHKAEDHNFCKMAPKLGDAITTKCVDCHMPALPSKVISFKMTDAKETSPYLLRTHRIAIYPEQTAGVLQMLKNNHNKR from the coding sequence ATGAAGGGCAAATCCGGTAAACTATTTATATTCTCATCTATCCTTACGTTTCTGCTGGCTATGTTCTTTTCTCAGTGTATAGACAAGGATAAGCCCAAAGCAGATATCAGGGGTACAGCCTATGCCGATCCCGCAACCTGTATTAAGTGCCATAAAGAGGTTTACACCAACTATAATCAAACCGGGCATTATCATGCGTCACAGCCTGTTGCTGCAAATCATTTACAAGCAGGTATTGCAGCAACCGATAGTCAGTTTGTTTTTAACGATAGTGTAAAGATCAAAGTTGAAAAACGAAAAAGTGGCCTGTACCAGGTAGCTTATTTTAAAGGTAAAAAAGTAAGGGACGAACGCTTCGACATCGCATTCGGCTCGGCAGAGAAAGCGCAGACCTATGCCTATTGGCGAGGAAAAAAGATTTATCAGCTACCATTAACCTATTCAACCTCCGCGCATAACTGGGTTAATAGCCCGGGCTATCCTGCTAACTTGGTTTACTATAACCGTTTGGTGGTAGGCCGTTGTTTTGAATGCCACGCCTCTTTTGCCGACCGCAAATTTGTAGCAACCGGTGGCTTAACTGTTGACGAAGAGTTTGATAAAGATGCCATGCTCTACGGTATAGATTGCCAGCGCTGCCACGGCCCGGCTGCTAACCATGTAAACTATCATACTGAAAATCCAGGCGATAAGCAGCCTAAGTTTATTAAGCCTTATAAATCATTAACCCGCCAGCAAAAGCTGGATATGTGTGGTGTATGCCACTCTGGTAGCGATTTAAAGGCCGAACGATCAACCTTTAACTTTCATCCGGGCGATACGCTGATGAACTTTTTCGATCCCGCTTTCGGGGCCGTTAACCATGATCCTGATGTGCATGGTAACCAAACCAAACTATTGGCCATGAGCAAATGCTTTGCCAACAGCGCCACCATGACTTGTACTACCTGCCACAGCAGCCACGAAAAAGAAACCGGCAACCTGGTTGGTTATTCACAAAAGTGCATGACCTGTCATAAAGCCGAAGACCATAACTTTTGCAAAATGGCACCCAAACTGGGTGATGCAATCACTACCAAATGTGTTGATTGCCACATGCCCGCTTTACCATCAAAAGTTATTTCATTTAAGATGACGGATGCTAAAGAAACTTCACCCTATTTATTACGCACACACCGCATTGCCATTTATCCCGAACAAACAGCCGGGGTACTTCAGATGCTAAAAAACAACCATAACAAACGATAA
- a CDS encoding RagB/SusD family nutrient uptake outer membrane protein, with the protein MKKKITYVLAMAVGLQLLGSCKKYLEVNPEERILETDYYKTPDQAFASLVSVYDMVGNQSSGYLTKTDIMNVGCDDHFAGGANSSDIGDLQAVAKYTFNQISNAGAVTYLWNKGFTGAYRANVFLKHIGDVQMDAATKARYIAEAKLLRAYFYFDLVRFYKNIPLLLDPVDPSQMFNVEQVSPDAVYAQIITDLKASINDLPVTVPAATQGGRVTQGVAHALLGRVYMWQKNYAAAATELALVNGTPGGTSQFGYKLVANFADLWSPKNKFNSESIFEIVFNSTSNGTWSSVGGTEGNLECILVGPRSYSPKVAGAPDYVSGWSGQPFTDDFWNLIHKDPRNKPTVANLDSLETNGIVSYLHAYQNTGHFIEKFAGRTSTKAANGQLELNFPLDMYEIRLADTYLLEAEALLQSNQGVGPGTRAYQLFNAVRARVGLAPIAVTLTNIKTERRLELAGEGQRWLDLVRWGDAGTVLASKGFVAGKNEIFPIPQNELNNTKLQQSKEWGGTK; encoded by the coding sequence ATGAAAAAGAAAATTACATACGTACTTGCCATGGCTGTTGGTTTACAACTGCTGGGTTCATGTAAAAAGTATTTGGAAGTAAATCCGGAGGAAAGGATTTTAGAAACAGATTATTATAAAACTCCGGATCAGGCTTTTGCTTCTTTGGTTTCTGTTTACGATATGGTTGGTAACCAGTCATCTGGCTACCTGACTAAAACAGATATCATGAATGTTGGTTGCGATGATCACTTTGCAGGCGGTGCCAACTCATCGGATATCGGTGATTTACAAGCAGTAGCTAAGTATACCTTCAACCAAATATCAAACGCAGGAGCTGTTACTTACTTATGGAACAAAGGCTTTACAGGAGCATACCGCGCTAACGTGTTTTTAAAACACATTGGTGATGTACAAATGGATGCAGCCACAAAAGCCAGATATATAGCAGAGGCTAAATTATTACGTGCCTACTTCTATTTTGACCTGGTTCGTTTCTACAAAAACATCCCGTTATTGCTGGATCCGGTAGATCCATCACAAATGTTTAATGTAGAGCAGGTTTCTCCTGACGCAGTTTACGCACAAATCATTACCGATCTTAAAGCGTCAATCAATGATTTACCCGTTACCGTACCTGCTGCAACACAAGGCGGCCGTGTAACACAGGGTGTTGCGCATGCTTTACTGGGTCGTGTATACATGTGGCAAAAAAATTATGCTGCCGCTGCAACCGAGTTAGCTTTAGTAAATGGTACCCCAGGCGGCACAAGCCAGTTTGGTTATAAATTGGTTGCCAATTTTGCCGACCTATGGAGCCCTAAAAATAAATTCAATAGCGAATCAATTTTCGAAATTGTATTTAACTCAACATCAAACGGTACCTGGAGTAGCGTTGGTGGTACAGAAGGTAACCTGGAGTGTATTTTGGTTGGTCCACGTAGCTACAGCCCTAAAGTTGCCGGTGCACCTGATTATGTTTCTGGATGGAGCGGTCAGCCGTTCACAGATGATTTCTGGAACCTGATCCACAAAGATCCACGCAACAAGCCAACGGTAGCTAACTTAGACAGTTTAGAAACCAATGGTATTGTTTCTTATCTACATGCTTACCAAAACACAGGTCACTTTATTGAAAAATTTGCTGGCCGTACTTCTACCAAGGCTGCAAATGGACAATTGGAGTTAAACTTCCCGTTAGATATGTATGAGATCCGTTTGGCTGATACCTATTTATTAGAGGCAGAAGCCCTGTTACAATCTAACCAGGGTGTAGGCCCGGGTACACGCGCATACCAATTGTTTAATGCAGTTAGGGCACGTGTTGGTTTAGCACCTATAGCTGTAACCTTAACTAACATTAAAACCGAGCGCCGTTTAGAGCTTGCAGGCGAAGGCCAGCGTTGGTTAGATCTTGTACGTTGGGGTGATGCTGGTACAGTGTTAGCTTCAAAAGGCTTTGTGGCCGGTAAAAACGAAATTTTCCCGATACCACAAAACGAATTGAACAACACCAAGCTTCAACAAAGCAAAGAGTGGGGCGGTACTAAATAA
- a CDS encoding glycoside hydrolase family 30 protein — MKFRNITRQMAYALLLCGAVFATSCKKEKGAGGNIVDPVTPPTQPVTPVKSDVAMWLTQGDQGSLLKQQNLALNFGTSTNTNPTIEVDTTQTYQSIDGFGFTLTGGSATVINQLPAAQKANLIKELFATDSAHIGISYLRISIGASDLSATTFTYDEGSADNNLTNFSIDQERADLIPVLKSIIAINPSIKILACPWTAPTWMKTNNSFKAGSLSTTYYDAYARYFVKYIQAMKAEGITIDAITPQNEPLNPNNNPSMVMQASEEAAFIKNNLGPQFQSNGITTKIIVYDHNADRPDYPLAILADNDASKYVDGSAFHLYGGSISALGPVHDAYPKKNVYFTEQWVGAPSNFQSDLQWAVNNLIIGATRNWSRNVLEWNLATDASYGPHTAGGCSTCLGALTISNNISRNVSYYIIGQASKFVRPGSVRIGSNNLDNLQNVAFKTPDGKKALIVSNTTSAIQTFNIKFNGKTVSATLAGMSVATFIW; from the coding sequence ATGAAATTCAGAAATATCACCAGGCAGATGGCCTATGCACTCTTACTTTGCGGTGCCGTATTTGCTACAAGTTGCAAAAAAGAAAAAGGAGCAGGCGGTAACATTGTGGATCCTGTTACCCCTCCTACCCAACCTGTTACACCAGTAAAAAGTGATGTAGCCATGTGGCTTACCCAGGGCGACCAGGGATCGCTGCTGAAACAACAAAACCTGGCCCTCAATTTCGGTACATCAACCAATACAAACCCTACTATTGAGGTTGATACTACACAAACCTATCAAAGTATTGATGGCTTTGGCTTTACCCTTACCGGTGGCAGCGCTACTGTTATTAACCAATTACCGGCAGCACAAAAAGCTAATTTGATAAAAGAATTGTTTGCTACTGATAGCGCGCATATTGGCATCAGCTACCTGCGTATCAGCATAGGCGCTTCTGATCTAAGTGCCACAACATTTACTTATGATGAAGGATCTGCTGATAACAATTTAACTAATTTTAGTATCGACCAGGAACGCGCCGACCTGATCCCGGTTTTGAAAAGCATTATTGCTATCAACCCAAGCATTAAAATATTGGCTTGCCCATGGACCGCCCCTACCTGGATGAAAACCAATAATAGCTTTAAGGCAGGTAGTTTAAGCACAACTTATTATGATGCTTACGCCCGTTACTTTGTAAAATACATACAGGCCATGAAGGCTGAGGGTATTACTATTGATGCCATCACCCCGCAAAACGAGCCGTTAAACCCTAACAATAACCCAAGTATGGTAATGCAGGCATCAGAAGAAGCAGCATTTATCAAAAACAACCTGGGTCCGCAGTTTCAGTCCAACGGTATTACAACTAAAATTATTGTTTACGATCATAATGCCGACAGGCCTGATTACCCATTGGCTATTTTAGCTGACAATGATGCCAGCAAGTATGTAGATGGTTCTGCGTTTCACCTGTACGGTGGTTCAATTAGCGCCTTAGGTCCTGTACACGATGCTTATCCTAAAAAGAACGTATATTTTACCGAGCAATGGGTTGGCGCACCAAGTAATTTCCAGAGCGATTTACAATGGGCCGTAAACAACCTCATTATTGGCGCAACGCGTAACTGGAGCCGTAACGTATTAGAGTGGAATTTGGCTACAGATGCCAGTTATGGCCCGCATACTGCCGGTGGCTGCAGTACTTGTTTAGGAGCGCTTACAATAAGTAATAACATTAGCCGTAATGTATCATACTATATTATTGGCCAGGCCTCAAAATTTGTGCGTCCCGGCTCTGTACGTATAGGTTCAAATAATCTCGATAATCTTCAAAATGTTGCTTTTAAAACACCCGATGGTAAAAAGGCGCTTATTGTATCAAACACAACCAGCGCAATACAAACCTTTAACATCAAGTTTAATGGTAAAACGGTATCGGCTACGCTTGCCGGTATGTCTGTAGCAACATTTATCTGGTAA
- a CDS encoding helix-turn-helix domain-containing protein — MYWHDLLLDMVQIMPNFESMQHFNSLAQLHRFNGLPMPENPLFSVYRCPKKTSLGENPFTSDFYIIGLKKLESGVIMYGRTKYDHDNGCMLFARPRQIMEFKNLEYHEDSFIIFIHEDFLNGHFLHNDMSKYAFFDYEANEALHLSPREEEIMWDLFFKIDAEYRSNNDEYSRNIMLSHVDAMLKYSQRFYKRQFIGRTQLSGKTVSKFNDALAAYFKDGLLLNQGLPNVSTLAGQLNLSPRYLSDMLKQETGKTAIELIHIYLISEAKNRLRNDDQRVSEIAYALGFEDLSYFSRLFKKETGVTPNQFKKHLLN; from the coding sequence TTGTACTGGCATGATCTGCTTCTGGATATGGTGCAGATTATGCCTAATTTTGAGAGTATGCAGCATTTTAATAGTCTGGCTCAATTACACCGTTTTAATGGCCTGCCGATGCCTGAAAATCCATTGTTCAGCGTTTATCGGTGCCCGAAAAAGACTTCGCTCGGAGAAAATCCGTTTACTTCTGATTTTTACATCATAGGGCTTAAAAAGCTTGAATCGGGAGTTATTATGTACGGACGTACCAAATATGATCATGATAACGGTTGTATGCTGTTTGCCAGGCCACGGCAGATCATGGAGTTTAAAAATCTGGAATACCATGAAGACTCGTTCATCATTTTCATACATGAAGATTTTTTGAACGGCCACTTTCTGCATAACGATATGAGTAAATATGCCTTTTTCGATTACGAAGCAAACGAAGCCCTGCATCTTTCTCCCCGAGAAGAAGAAATTATGTGGGACCTTTTCTTTAAGATAGATGCAGAATATCGATCTAATAATGACGAGTATAGCCGCAACATTATGCTTTCGCATGTTGATGCCATGTTGAAGTATTCACAGCGCTTTTATAAACGCCAGTTTATTGGCCGTACCCAACTATCGGGTAAAACCGTATCAAAGTTTAACGATGCGCTGGCAGCTTATTTTAAAGATGGGTTACTGCTTAACCAGGGTTTACCCAATGTGAGCACGCTGGCAGGGCAATTAAACTTATCGCCACGCTATCTGAGCGATATGCTGAAGCAGGAAACAGGTAAAACAGCTATTGAACTCATACATATTTACCTGATAAGCGAAGCCAAAAACCGTTTAAGGAACGATGATCAGCGGGTTTCCGAAATTGCTTATGCGCTTGGTTTCGAAGACCTGTCTTATTTTTCGAGGCTTTTTAAAAAGGAAACTGGTGTAACCCCCAATCAGTTTAAAAAGCATTTACTGAACTAA
- a CDS encoding glycoside hydrolase family 30 protein: MLNIKKSTLLAAVIMAATSAFAQQKGSVQSWLTNADQSALFAQQKQELPFAKKTDTNPVIEINEKESYQSIDGFGFCLTGGSAQLIVKMDPAKRAELLKELFATDGTNIGISYLRVTIGASDLNPYVFSYDDLPAGETDPNMAKFDLGPDKKDVIPVLKEILAINPKIKILGSSWSPPVWMKTTGDTRGGSLKPEYFDAYAKYLVKYVQSMKKKGITIDAMTVQNEPLHPGNNPSMLMLAPDQANFIKTNLGPMFKAEGIKTKIIVYDHNCDKPEYPISILNDPEAKKYVDGSAFHLYAGKIEALSTVHDAHPDRNLYFTEQWMGAPGNFKRDVAEHITKLTIGATRNWSRNVIEWNLAADPQSNPHTDRGGCDRCMGGITIDKDSVTRNPAYYVVAHAAKFVRPGSVRISSNLVDNLPNVAFKTPDGKKVLVVINRGTDAQTFSIKYKGEQVSEVLNAGSVATYIWK; encoded by the coding sequence ATGCTAAACATCAAAAAATCTACACTATTGGCAGCCGTAATTATGGCTGCAACATCTGCTTTTGCCCAGCAAAAAGGTTCTGTACAAAGCTGGTTAACCAATGCAGATCAATCTGCCCTGTTTGCCCAGCAAAAACAGGAATTACCTTTTGCTAAAAAAACTGACACTAATCCTGTCATTGAAATTAATGAGAAAGAAAGCTATCAGTCTATTGATGGTTTTGGCTTTTGTTTAACTGGCGGTAGCGCGCAGCTGATCGTCAAAATGGATCCGGCTAAACGTGCCGAATTACTTAAAGAGTTATTTGCTACAGATGGCACCAATATCGGTATCAGCTACCTGCGGGTAACTATCGGTGCATCCGATCTTAATCCGTACGTATTCTCTTATGATGATTTGCCTGCCGGCGAAACCGACCCTAATATGGCGAAGTTTGATCTTGGCCCTGATAAAAAGGATGTGATCCCGGTATTGAAAGAGATCCTGGCTATTAATCCAAAGATCAAAATCTTAGGCTCTTCATGGTCGCCACCGGTTTGGATGAAAACAACCGGCGATACTCGCGGCGGCAGCTTAAAGCCCGAATACTTTGATGCTTACGCCAAATACCTGGTTAAATATGTGCAAAGCATGAAAAAGAAAGGTATTACCATTGATGCCATGACGGTACAGAACGAGCCTTTACACCCCGGCAATAACCCAAGTATGCTGATGCTGGCTCCAGATCAGGCTAATTTTATTAAAACTAACCTGGGCCCGATGTTTAAGGCTGAAGGGATTAAAACCAAGATCATTGTTTACGATCATAACTGCGACAAGCCAGAGTACCCGATCTCAATTTTAAATGATCCTGAGGCTAAGAAATATGTAGATGGTTCTGCATTTCACCTGTATGCAGGTAAGATCGAAGCATTATCTACCGTTCACGATGCTCACCCCGACCGTAACCTGTATTTCACAGAGCAATGGATGGGCGCACCGGGCAATTTTAAAAGAGATGTTGCCGAGCATATCACCAAGTTAACCATTGGCGCTACCCGTAACTGGAGCCGCAACGTAATTGAGTGGAACCTTGCTGCAGACCCACAAAGTAACCCGCATACCGACAGAGGCGGTTGCGACAGATGTATGGGTGGTATTACCATTGATAAAGACAGCGTAACCCGTAACCCTGCTTACTATGTTGTAGCACACGCCGCAAAATTTGTAAGGCCAGGTTCGGTACGGATCAGCTCTAACTTGGTAGATAACCTGCCTAACGTAGCATTTAAAACGCCTGATGGTAAAAAAGTACTGGTGGTAATTAACAGAGGTACAGATGCACAAACCTTCAGCATCAAATATAAAGGTGAGCAAGTGAGCGAGGTACTGAACGCAGGTTCGGTAGCTACTTATATCTGGAAATAA
- a CDS encoding cellulase family glycosylhydrolase — MKRRSSFFAGLALALLGCVSSLSYGQGYLKASGRIITDEKGNKVILRGMGLGGWMLQEGYMFRLSNIGQQHKIKAKIQEVTDSAYTAKFYNQWLANNTRKIDIDSMRSWGFNSIRLPMHYNLYTLAVDQEPVAGKNTWLEKGFAMTDSLLNWCKANHMYLILDLHATPGGQGNDLNISDRDPAKPSLWDSQANQDKMIALWRKLAERYANEPYIGGYDIINEPNWGFESADDKRGTNETKNEPLRKLMVDITKAIREVDQKHIIIIEGNGFGNNYKGIFPLWDKNMVISFHKYGNFNKQSAIQGFLDISEKNNVPLWMGESGENSNTWFTEAISLVESHDIGWSWWQLKKIGINNPLEIKLTPSYQKLLDYWSDKGPKPTKAEAIAALDEFLNNIKLENNIYHKDVTDAMFRQVRTNTAVPFKKVVIGDNTTINAVDYDLGSQRTAYFDKDTASYMYTPGVKTQGNRGRAYRNDGVDIQRDDSGYHVFNIEDGEWLQYTVEVTKKGNYTAKFNVATDSAAGQISLTVDNTASAGNIAFTNDDASKNWHLAELKNVQLKKGINRIRVYAEKGGFNLKSIQFIKE; from the coding sequence ATGAAGAGGAGATCAAGTTTTTTTGCCGGTTTAGCACTGGCCTTACTCGGCTGCGTATCATCACTTAGTTACGGGCAGGGATATTTAAAGGCATCCGGCCGGATAATTACCGATGAAAAAGGTAACAAAGTAATTTTACGTGGCATGGGCCTTGGTGGCTGGATGTTGCAGGAAGGCTATATGTTCCGTTTAAGTAATATCGGCCAGCAACATAAGATCAAGGCTAAGATACAAGAGGTTACAGATTCAGCCTATACGGCTAAATTTTACAATCAGTGGCTGGCAAACAATACCCGTAAAATTGATATTGATTCGATGCGTTCATGGGGCTTTAACTCCATCAGGCTGCCGATGCACTACAACCTGTATACTTTAGCGGTTGACCAGGAACCTGTTGCCGGTAAAAATACCTGGTTAGAGAAAGGCTTTGCCATGACGGATAGCTTGCTCAACTGGTGCAAGGCTAACCACATGTACCTGATCCTCGATCTTCATGCAACACCAGGTGGACAAGGTAACGACCTTAATATATCAGACCGCGACCCGGCTAAACCATCGCTTTGGGATAGCCAGGCCAATCAGGATAAAATGATTGCCCTTTGGCGCAAACTGGCCGAGCGCTATGCCAACGAACCTTACATCGGCGGTTATGACATCATTAACGAGCCCAACTGGGGTTTTGAAAGTGCCGATGATAAAAGAGGTACTAACGAAACCAAAAATGAGCCCCTGCGCAAACTGATGGTCGATATTACAAAAGCTATCCGCGAGGTTGATCAAAAACACATTATCATTATAGAGGGTAACGGCTTTGGTAATAACTACAAAGGTATTTTCCCGTTGTGGGACAAAAACATGGTGATTAGTTTTCATAAGTATGGCAACTTTAACAAGCAATCGGCCATTCAGGGTTTCCTTGATATTAGTGAGAAAAACAATGTGCCGCTGTGGATGGGCGAATCGGGAGAAAACTCGAACACCTGGTTTACCGAAGCAATTAGTTTGGTGGAAAGCCATGACATTGGCTGGAGCTGGTGGCAATTGAAGAAGATCGGCATCAATAACCCGCTCGAGATTAAGTTAACACCATCGTACCAAAAGCTATTGGATTACTGGAGTGATAAAGGCCCTAAACCAACCAAAGCAGAAGCCATTGCTGCACTTGATGAGTTTTTGAATAACATTAAACTGGAGAATAATATTTACCATAAAGATGTTACCGATGCTATGTTCAGGCAGGTGCGTACCAATACCGCTGTTCCGTTTAAAAAGGTTGTTATTGGTGATAATACTACCATCAACGCAGTAGATTATGATTTAGGCAGCCAGCGCACTGCTTATTTTGATAAGGATACTGCCAGTTATATGTATACTCCCGGCGTAAAAACGCAGGGCAACCGTGGCCGTGCCTACCGTAATGATGGTGTAGATATTCAACGTGATGATAGTGGCTACCATGTTTTTAATATTGAAGACGGCGAATGGCTGCAATACACCGTTGAGGTAACCAAGAAAGGCAACTACACAGCTAAATTTAATGTAGCTACAGATAGTGCTGCCGGGCAAATTTCACTTACCGTTGATAATACCGCAAGCGCAGGAAACATTGCATTCACCAACGATGATGCATCTAAAAACTGGCACCTAGCCGAACTTAAAAATGTTCAGTTAAAAAAGGGTATAAACAGGATTCGTGTTTATGCAGAGAAAGGCGGATTTAATTTAAAGTCTATCCAGTTTATTAAAGAATAA